In the genome of Caenorhabditis elegans chromosome IV, the window CGATGGAATAATTAATCAAGAAATAAATACGGATGTCAGTGTTACTTCTGCAACCTACATTCAACCTTATAATCACTCTAAAAGTTCAAGTAAAAAGTTCCAGCAAAGATATTTATATTCACATAGCTTTTCattaaacaacaaaaaaattgcattactCTATGTTTCTGGGCAAAATacatttaatgaaaatattctgaaacaaGGTCCTTTTGTGCAAGCTGCGGAAGAATTTGGAGCATCGATGTTTGCATTGGAGCATCGGTTTTATGGAAACTCAAAACCCCGTTCCATGTGAGTAGACgttcataattttgaatacgATATGTGTAGTTATTCTatgaattgattttaaaatgattgGATCAACGTATCCAAAAGCCTACTAATGAATTTAATTTCACTTGACGCTTCAAACATAAATTCTTCTTTTCAGGAATTTGACTTCTAAAGACCTTCGTTACCTCAAATCTTCTGAAGCAGTTCAAGATATTATCTCATTTATaaactattcaaataaaaaatttaatatgaaTCCAGGAGTGAAACGGCAGCAGTTGGCAGCAGACGCAAGGACAGAAGACCCTGTCAGAATTGCTGGTGTTGTTGCAATAAGTGCGCCAGTTCAACGGCGACATGATTTTTGGGGTAAGGGATTCAAAcactgataaaaaataaaatactttttaatgtttcaactaatgttcaaaagtttcagaataCAATGAacaagttgaaaattcaattctcaAGTTCGGCGGTCAAgagtgttttcaaaaaattaaaacgggTTTCAATTATCTTCGAGCAGCTATGAATACAATTCAAGGCCGTAAAGAACTCTCTGATCAATTTAAATTAGAGCCTCGTCTCAATACTCAAAATCCTAACTCCAACGAGATTCAATTGTTCTATTTATATGTCATTGCTCCATTTCAgcaaattgttcaatttcatAGACAGGTTAGTTTCAAGGAGTGAGAATATAATTTATCTGGGTGTTGttcaagttgaaaatatttaacatattcctgaaattttatacTTTGGCCAAGTCATTAACCATTTTGgtaattgagtttttaaatgcattctaataaaatttgaaatattgtcaCTGACATCAATGAAATAAACAACTTTGAGTTTAATATCTCAGTCAATGGTATGTCTGAGAAAATTAATCAATCTACTGGAGATGCGGAAACAATTAATTTGGCGAGAGTTTATTTGAATACGATAACGGGGTCAAAGAAGACGTTAACCTCCTCGTATGATacttatattttgaatttagggAAATGTTTCAGCAAAAAGTGAATATAGTGAGTCttttaagaaattattttGCGAAACGGTCACTTGCTTCAAGATACAAAGAATTGGCATACCACATAacatgaaatgtttttaaaacatttttttgtcagtaccctttttttaatttttaatctgtCCACTCTTGTTAATTGGTTTACTAGAACTATTTCGAAAGTTGAATTCTTTAATTCTTTGTAGATTTCTTTTATTGCGTAGtagtttttaagaaaactattttttaatgcttttaaTTGTCATAAAAGCGGACTAAAATTATGTATATTCCAGTTGAACAACGTCTCTGGCAATATCAAATTTGTTCTGAATTCGGCTGGTTCTATACAacaaataataatgaaaatggATTATTTGGACCCATTAtttcaaatagtttatttttaaattaatgttttGATCTATTTCCGAAAGTTTACAAAAACCGAAGCGACGTTCAAGAGTCAATAGAATGCAATAggaaaaattacggaaaagTTGCTGGAACAAATTCGCTTTTCATAAATGGAGAAGTGGATCCATGGACATACCTCGGAAGATCACCGACAAAAGAACTTTCAGTTGTTACCTACATTTCACCAAATACTTCTCATGGAGAAATAAACAGAGAATCACAAAAACTCATTCATGAAAGTATGAAACTATGGATAAACCAACCTCCACACCCTGTCAATTTCAATGATACGGAGGAACCGTGGAAAAGACCCccaatttcaatgatttcatCTGATGTTTCTTCAAACTCAAGGTTTTCGAAAGTAACAAACAATGTtaaatcgagaaaaatattttctggaaataaaaataagaaacaaaaatcaggaagaaagttttttggaatgaTGCCAATCGCTCGAGAGATCTTGCAAAGTGACGAAATGATTAATGGAGAATATTCGGATTACGTATTTGACCAAGGAACATTCCGTCAGAATGTTGATCATTTTGACAAAacgaacttcaaatttttccagcaacgattttttaagaattcaaAGTATGCAAAAGAAGGTGGACctaattttttgtgtattgGACAAGAAGGAAGAGAAGATCCAAACAGTATTCGATTTGATGTATTTGCAGTAGTGGAAAAAGCACAAAAGTTTGGAGCGACAGTTTATGTATTGGAGCATCGATTTTATGGAGATAGTAATGTGGGGTAAGGGATTTTTAACGTTTCAAACAAAGTTCAGTTAACTATTATGAGATATAATATTTGGCATTCAAAGGCAAATTCCTGCCAACAACCTGGTAATTTATTAATAGGTGAATGCTCTCAGAAGGTCGTAAAAGTTTGATAGGAAGCTACCGAACTATGGTAGGAAATCAGAAACAAACAAACTTTTACAGTTAACTGCTAAAGTTTTGTAGAAAGTTGTTTTCAAATACCGAGTATCTTGGATTTTATAGTCCTTTTTGATGAGTCGAAGAGTTTGAGACAAACCTCTCACTCTGCCGAGCCTTCGCGTATATTGTgtataagaaaaaataattttttttcagagataacTCCGATCTTTCCAAGCTAAGTTCTTTGCAAATGCTCTACGACCTGGCTGAAATTATTAAAgaagaaaacttaaaaacgaACACGAGCAATCCATGGATAACATTTGGAGGATCATATTCCGGAATGTTATCTGCTTGGATGAGAGAAATATTCCACGAGTTTGTTGTTGGAGCAGTTGCATCTTCAGCCCCAATTCTTgcgaaaactgatttttatgaatataTAATGGTTGTGGAAGATGTATTTCGAAGATATGATATCGGTTGTTATAATGCAATTAAAAAAGGATTTCTagagattcaaaaaatgtttttaactgaaGATGGTCGCGATAAGCTATCGAAGTTGTTCCCGTCGTATCCAGCACTTCGAAATAATTTCTcagaaacaagaaaacatGAATTTCTGTTGGATCTAGCCGACCCTTTTGAAACAAGTGTCCAATACGCTGGATACGGTAGTGGTGCATTTGCAAAGACATCGAAGGTTGCAGAAATGTGTAATATATTTCAAGTGAGAGATGCATTGCATTTCACAGAAGTTGAAGAACAAACCAAAAGGTGATGTAGACAACCAAAACGATGATATATCCACTGAAAACGACGGTCTACTTTGGATGTGGCAAACATGTACAGAATTCGGGTTTTATCAATCCACTGACACTGGAAAttctatttttggaaatgtacCAGTCAGGTTAGTTTTTGATTCGGGTTTTgcggaaatttatttttctacgaGCTGTGTTCCTTTATATTTGTGTgaaattggaacaaaaaattaaaaattagactgaaaaatagattgttggTGAAATGgtgttttttcagttattttgtGCAACAATGCATGGATCTGTTTGGCAATAATTACACACGAGCAACAATTGATAAACAAGTAGGGAGGACAAATCATAAGTACGATGGAACTTATGAGTTCAATGTGAGTacaaaaagttgtttgaaaattattcacaaCCAATTCATTGTTTCGTGTGATTTATTTCAAATCCACAAATTCCAGGCAACAAATGTAGTTTTCCTAAATGGAGATGCTGATCCATGGAGTCCACTTGGACTAAAAAACTCAACTGATCCATCAGTTGtctcatttttaattaatgGAACTTCTCATTGTGTAGATATGTATTCAGAAACAGAAGATGATCTTCCTGATTTGAAAACCGCACGAAAAATAGTtgatgaaaatattgaaaagtggTTGAATTCGACTACGACGACCAAATCACCCAATTCTGCAAATTACCCACGTGCTCTAAATTCTTTAGCTGTTTTAATTGTGTATTATGTCATTCTGTAGTCATTTTATATGTTTAAAAGATTATATTTACAATTAGTCTTATGATATGACTCTTCTGCTTTctgttaaaataataaaaaattcgcaacggtattctaaaaaaaataggcgtaataccaaaaaaccaaaaataaaatactgtGTCAGTACTACTTTCGTTAAATCTTCACGGTTGGTGCAGATGTCCCTAACACGTTGTCGTCATACACAGGGAAATGAACCAGCGGCCTGCAGAACGACACTCGAAAGCGTTAACCGCAAAGCCATCGGTGTCAACAGTTGAGATTTTGCAAAGGGCGTTTATGAACACAAGGTAGGTCTGCTGTGGGAGTCGTATTTCTACGCCACTTTTGACACTTCAGAGCCTATTCTGCCGTATCCTTTTACAAATACTGGATCATACTATTGGATCAAAATTATATAGAAATTAGAACATTTTCGTTGtcagaattatttttccaataactACTCTTCGGATTGTAAAACGAGATGTTCCCCTATAGGGTATAACAGcttgaaacttaattttttcttcgaatcaATCAAAAACATGTTCATTTAGTTCAAatatgaataatatttttccttATTGAACTCAAGCTTCATCTTGTTTTCCTTAATTTGACTTAAAATTGAACGagagtttgaaaatgtgtcaaaaagGTCAACTCCTGCGAAAACTGCTCCAATgaatgagtttttgtctattttGGAGCAAGCCAATTTTCCAGCGACACAACGTGAAACAGGCTTGAGATGTTCCAGTATGTCGATTGACTGATTGTTCAGAATGATTTCACGAGCACACGACATGAACAATGATTCCAGATTTTCCTGCAATTCAGAGTTATATTTTATTTGCACTAGTATCCTTTTCTAAAAGGGAGGGATGGTAGGTGAAGTCTCTTGAAGgttccaataaaaatattttttttaattttcgttgATCAGATTTAAAGCATCACGTACCTTTGATAAGCAATTAAAAGCTTCTCCGTATATGTTATCACCTATGAAAACAGTTCCGTCGAGTAGATATTTAGCAAATATCATACTTGAACAGTTGGAAGATTTTATAGATAAAGATATAGATTTCAAGTCTCCAAAAAGAGATTTCATGAGATCCTTGTCATACAGTACATCAACATTgttaaactttgaattttgaagagtCTGAAAGATATTTGTTCcagttttattattcaaagggatatttaatttatcccttttcaaacatattacaaattaattgtattttattttaaattgaggTTGTAACTTTATATAAATGAACGTTTTAATTAATACCTCTATTTCCCTCAATTCTGTCAAGAAACTATAGGTTTCAGTcaagcaattttttgataatccATTTAGTAAACCAGAAAATAGTGAGGGAATATCTGCAGGAACAGAAACTGTGCAATTTATAAGAAcggtaaaaattagaaatattttcagcatttcttGATTGTCTGTCAATTTTCCGATTGAAGCCATTTTAtgttgttttatttcagaaatttgatttgaaaagaaTAAATGATTCAAAGCCTAAATATGAATCATTCGGAAATATCTATTCAAAAGATGAAGAATAGAATTCAATGacgtcatttgaaaatttgaaaagaggAACTTTGAAATGtgtcaaattaattttgacaATGTTATGAAATCTTTAAGAACCCTATTTAACACCGAGAACGTGGTGATTTGTAttaattgtagtttgtagtctacaTCTGGATATTcttgggtactgtagggatactgtaatGATACATCTgggatttgaaaatgattgtaCTACAGGGTACTGTATCAGGAACTtgaggaaaaataattttagttactatttgaaaattttaaatttatcctgagttcttatttattttttttaactcaaattcagtttctgaaagaatTAACTGGTCATTGATGTACTAGatgttcatattttaaaattccaattgtTTCTCTAAAGTTTGTCAGAATATCGGattatggaaattttgttagttatttgaattttgaatttctgccTAAAAATGAAACACGTGGTCGTTGTGTGCACACAGATGATTCGCCGTTTGTAAAATACTTATGGCCACCAATATTACAGACGCATTTTGTAAATCGCGAATTTCGCTGCGGGACCACTAACATTTTAGCAGTATTTTGGTAATCGCGATTCTCGGTGGTCGcgatttgcaaaatatttgcGATTTTGCAAGTATTTTACTATATCGATGGTGCCTCTTGTAGAAGTGTGCGAACTACATTTCataagtattttaaaaaccgCGAAATACCTGTGCAGTAACTAGAATTCGAAACAtagaaaaatcaacatttcaatatttcagtgattttttttgttgggagGTTCATATTCATGAACGTTCATAATTTGTTTCATATATGTACTTTCTCtagtgaattttaaaattcaattttatgtctgttagctggaaaaattttaaaattataaacaaaaaCCTACCTTATTAGAGAAggattttcatataaaaataaaatgaatacaTACATTTAATCTTATGATgatattttctgtaaaaccTATTTCGTAAAACTTGCACCCTgtgagaaatctgaaaaaggtATCAAGAAACACAatataatctgaaaactgGGTTTTCTAGTGAACCATGACATCATGTAAAACTTTGATCGTTCACCCACTGtcacctgaaaatattaaaaaacagtCATCTCGTCACTAACTTATGCGAACTATTTCTGGAGAATAAATCATTCTtaattttcgtattttgaaCGTTTGAATTCACTCAACAAGGAAAttgattatttaaattttcggagtttcattttgagatttgcaTATACTATCATGATTTTTCGCATcattctgaatttcaaaaattgtaacttttttcaatttcattctCTCTGTTTTTAGAATGGAAACGTTTTGCAAATCTTTCCCGTCCGGTTAGTTTTCTAAAAGTCCAGTGTCCGAAGTAATAGAGGACAATAAAAAATGGGTGCTGGTGCCTCAATGTGCTTTGTGCTTTTCCAATGAAGAATCCATTTATTATCGATGAGAGTCCATCGCATCTGCAGAGTTTCTTTGGTCTTTTGCACTCAaattttgggggtttttttcTGCTGGCGACTCTTTCTTATGCTGCAAACTTTTGTCGTGTGCATTCATTTAAGTGTTTGGGGTTTTGCAGCatattttgattgttttgatttgtacaaaaataaaattcaagcaTGACTTCTTTTAATTGTAAATGAAAAGAGGTTAGAAATTGAGTTTAAATTGGAAATGGAATTTATACAAcatgaaaattagattttgaaaatattgtcttctttgaaaaaacaataatttgaaaattcaacagaGGAATTATAGTTTTGGAATAGTTTTGGAATAGTTTTGGAATaatgaaacacattttttattaaaatattactatttaaatatttggaaaCAAGAAAATCATTTCGAATTCACGTGAATGTTTGTTCACGCACGGCCCGGCGAAAGAGACTTGGCCGCGAGAGCTGCGCCGGCTAGGCCACCGCCTCCTATGGTTAAGATTTTTGAacgaataaacatttttaatttggctGCTAAGCTcatttattttcgttttttctcgtttttttctcatttttatcgataaaaatatattttttgttgcagaaaatcaaaaaaccgcGACAAAACAGCACTCAACCGCCAACTGGGAGGaggaaaatccgaaaaaagtgagttttttccaTCTAGTGAAAAAATCCTATagaatttgatattaaaaatgcCTTCATAGCATTTGTCTTGATGCCAGCTTtcgaaaaagtacaaaaaaacgaactttcatgtcgaaaaaatcgagaaaaattgaaaaatgtgaaaaaaatgcactacGGAGATTTTCGTGTCTGGAAAATCCCAACATTCCTATagaatttcgatatttttttgacgtttttgcGTTTTACTGGACGAGATCTTtctaaaaacaccaaaaaaacgAGGCCccatgttcaaaaagtgaacttttttttaaaagaaaatttcaatagtactgaaattttcaaaaacattttttcgaaaaactgtatagaatttcgatatttttttgacattttcacgTACTACTGGACGAGATCTTTCtaaaaagaccaaaaaatcgaggccccatgttcaaaaagtgaacttttttttaaaaataaaatttcaatagtactgaaatttttaaaaattattttttgaaaaactgtatagaatttcgatatttttttgacgtttttacGATCTTCTGGACTAGATCTTTCTAAAAACATCATAAAATCGATATTGtatgttcaaaaagttgactttttttcgagaagaaaattttatatcaaatTCGAAATCAAATTTGTCACGAAGCTGATGTTGGacctttcattaaaaacatttttccaggaTTTTATACTCCGATTATTCATCATTTGGATACGTGATGGCTGATGTTTGGAATCGTTCATCGACTTCATCGTTCATCAGGAAGCGCCTTCGCGCAAGTCGCAAGTCGAAAAAGAAAGTGAGTTGAcagttatttgaaaacatgaaaataaaaattacagatcGAAAAAGAGGGAGGTCATGAATCGAGTGAAGCAAGTGTTCATCAAGCGCAATATTCCTGTGAGAACAATGCAGAGGCAACGAAAAGTGGCATGCTACTCCCCTGTTATAAGAGGCTCTTGAAGTTCGTCAACCGAAGATAATTGGACAAGAAGAAAAGCTAAAAGGAAATAATCTCTCTTATCGCAAGTTCTCACTGATCACCTACGGATTAGGTCTTTTTacaatcttttaaaattttattgactatcttttacatttttattatttattatcattgttatttttatattaataaacgaatttttaataataacaCGCGTTTTTCAATAATCAAATGTGAGATTATACGATTTAGGGAATTTCAGGGCTattaaactcgaaaaaattggccaaaatcgagaaacattgcgaaaaactgtttaaagtatcgattttcttcaatatcaGCAACATACAATCCtttaaaatgattattttttgtaaattcgataaaaattaatttatttttcacaatttctgcccgaaaattgccgaaataaCCAGCGTTTCTATAACTAAAACAAGTGTCGTCAATTAAAATGCCGCATCCGCAAAATGTCGTACGAAACTTTTCGCTGAGTATCAAACGTTGAATATTCAGTCAGCCAAATTTTACTACGGTAGAGATTTTACAGCCACGTACGGTTCGCCGGGCCGTGGCACGTGGCAGAAATGTCTGCAATCTGACGTGACAGTGTTTGCACGCATTGCATTATACCCGACGACACTTTTGTGTTCCATGTTTTCAttcaaatgccaaaattttcatttttagcttttcaagttttatttaaCTATTTTCAACGGTGTTCTTCTTCATTATGtgcatttcttcattttcaatctTTAGCTTAGCTTTGAGTAAACGCGTTTCACATAATATCCGCCGCCCTGCACGTTCCTGAGTAGTACCCGAGAAGAAATAAAGcgagaaaaaagcgaaaaagcTTTGACAAACTAAATACTCAATTCACATGTTGCAAAAGCGCAAGCTCACGCACTAAAAAAACCAATGGCGCTCCCACTCGAATCAACGCTCTTTAGCCGATAGGGTGGTGAGTCTCCGCTAAAGTTACACTATTTTCGACCAATTAGTGATAGGGTGTGCTTATAGAGTCGCAGAAAGAAAAGTAGGGAAGTAGGGGAAGCCGCAGAAGCAGCAGCAGTCGTCGCCATCCTTCTCCGTCTCCAATGTCTCGATAAGCAACGAGAGTGAAGAGAGCCCAAAGAAACTGTCTACACTCTCTCGTGTCTCTCGTTGCTCACTCGTCTCGGCGAGAAAACGAACGAAACGAAGCGATGAAGAGCAGCAGCTCAGTCCTCGAGCAGTCAGGGGGCTCCAACCTCCAAAATCCCGTGTTTTTCGCCGGTGCcctttcgattttcaaatttttttcatctttctgGTTCCTCATTTTCTGTTTCTATAATGTCCGAACATTTTACCCAACTTTCTCAAATCCAAATAGATTTCACCAAGTTATTATGTTGACCCGTGGGAAAtagtgtgtgtatgtgtgtgcgCGGAATTGCAAGAGaataagagacgcagacggttTGCGAACGAACATATACCTATCCACCACCCACCCACAActgcttctttttcttcacatCACCACTTCATCTTATTCCATCTCAACTTCTAGTTTATCTCACTTTTTCGAAATACTTTGTTTCATTCCGAACTGAAACGTTCAGTGAGTTGCGTTCGTTTTTTTGTGTATTGTGCTCAACTTGGATAGGGATTCTCAAGGGCTTTTGTGTGAAACGTTAGAAAAAAGAGTAAACCTTGGGTCGTGTGACGATTTCTCgcaattttctcaatataTTTCactagaaattcg includes:
- the C46C2.5 gene encoding DUF19 domain-containing protein (Partially confirmed by transcript evidence), with protein sequence MASIGKLTDNQEMLKIFLIFTVLINCTVSVPADIPSLFSGLLNGLSKNCLTETYSFLTELREIETLQNSKFNNVDVLYDKDLMKSLFGDLKSISLSIKSSNCSSMIFAKYLLDGTVFIGDNIYGEAFNCLSKENLESLFMSCAREIILNNQSIDILEHLKPVSRCVAGKLACSKIDKNSFIGAVFAGVDLFDTFSNSRSILSQIKENKMKLEFNKEKYYSYLN
- the C46C2.7 gene encoding uncharacterized protein (Confirmed by transcript evidence), translating into MADVWNRSSTSSFIRKRLRASRKSKKKIEKEGGHESSEASVHQAQYSCENNAEATKSGMLLPCYKRLLKFVNRR